A genome region from Prionailurus viverrinus isolate Anna chromosome A3, UM_Priviv_1.0, whole genome shotgun sequence includes the following:
- the COL9A3 gene encoding collagen alpha-3(IX) chain produces MAGAPTLALLLLGQLLAATVTEAQKVGPQGPPGPQGPPGKPGKDGIDGEVGPPGLPGSPGPKGAPGKPGKPGEAGLPGLPGVDGLTGQDGPPGPKGAPGERGSLGPPGPPGLGGKGLPGPPGEAGVSGIPGGAGLRGPPGPSGLPGLPGPPGPPGPPGHPGVLPEGATDLQCPAICPPGPPGPPGMPGFKGPTGYKGEQGEVGKDGEKGDPGPPGPAGIPGTVGLQGPRGLRGLPGPAGPPGDRGPIGFRGPLGIPGAPGKVGDRGERGPDGFRGPKGDLGRPGPKGAPGVAGPGGEPGMPGKDGRDGVPGLDGEKGEAGRNGAPGEKGPNGLPGLPGRAGSKGEKGELGRAGELGEAGPSGEPGIPGDVGVPGERGEAGHRGSAGALGPQGPPGAPGVRGFQGRKGDTGDPGLPGPQGLRGVTGDRGPGGATGPKGDQGIAGSDGLPGDKGELGPGGPVGPKGESGSRGELGPKGIPGPNGTSGVDGVPGPPGPVGFQGVQGVPGITGKPGVPGREASEQHIRELCGAMLSEQIAQLAAHLRKPLAPGSAGRPGPAGPPGPPGPPGSIGHPGARGPPGYRGPTGELGDPGPRGTQGDRGDKGSAGAGLDGPDGDQGLQGPQGVPGVSKDGRDGAQGEPGPPGDPGLPGAVGAQGTPGICDTSACQGAVMAGGGEKSGSRSS; encoded by the exons ATGGCCGGagcccccaccctggccctgcTCCTGCTCGGGCAGCTCCTGGCCGCGACCGTGACCGAGGCGCAG AAAGTGGGACCCCAAGGCCCCCCGGGCCCCCAAGGGCCACCTGGGAAACCGGGCAAGGACGGCATTGAT GGAGAAGTTGGGCCTCCGGGTCTGCCAGGGTCCCCG ggaCCAAAAGGGGCCCCAGGGAAGCCAGGGAAACCAGGGGAGGCTGGGCTCCCAGGACTGCCCGGTGTGGAC ggTCTGACAGGACAGGACGGACCACCGGGCCCCAAGGGCGCACCTGGAGAACGG GGAAGTCTGGGCCCCCCGGGGCCCCCCGGGCTGGGG GGCAAAGGCCTCCCCGGACCCCCG ggagaGGCAGGAGTGAGCGGCATCCCTGGTGGAGCTGGCCTCCGGGGCCCCCCG GGACCCTCTGGACTACCGGGCCTCCCTGGCCCCCCGGGACCTCCTGGACCCCCT GGTCACCCAGGGGTCCTCCCTGAAGGCGCCACTGACCTGCAG TGCCCGGCCATCTGCCCCCCAGGCCCTCCCGGGCCCCCAGGAATGCCAGGGTTCAAG GGGCCCACCGGCTACAAAGGGGAGCAAGGAGAGGTCGGCAAGGATGGCGAGAAG GGTGATCCTGGCCCCCCCGGGCCCGCTGGCATCCCAGGCACCGTAGGGCTgcag GGGCCTCGAGGACTTCGAGGTCTGCCGGGGCCGGCCGGGCCCCCCGGGGATCGG GGTCCCATCGGATTCCGAGGGCCGCTGGGgatcccaggagcccctgggaaagtg GGTGACAGAGGTGAGAGGGGCCCAGACGGATTCCGTGGCCCCAAGGGTGACCTT GGCAGACCTGGTCCCAAAGGAGCCCCTGGAGTGGCCGGGCCGGGCGGAGAGCCG ggTATGCCGGGCAAGGACGGGCGGGACGGCGTGCCCGGACTCGATGGCGAGAAG GGAGAGGCCGGTCGCAACGGTGCCCCAGGAGAGAAGGGTCCCAATGGGCTGCCG GGCCTCCCCGGACGAGCAGGGTCCAAGGGCGAGAAGGGAGAACTG GGCCGAGCCGGGGAGCTGGGTGAGGCCGGACCCTCGGGCGAGCCTGGCATCCCG GGAGACGTTGGCGTGCCTGGGGAGCGCGGTGAGGCTGGCCACAGGGGCTCGGCG GGGGCTCTGGGCCCGCAAGGCCCTCCTGGAGCCCCTGGCGTCCGAGGCTTCCAG GGCCGGAAGGGCGACACAGGAGACCCCGGCCTGCCGGGCCCCCAGGGCCTCCGAGGTGTCACGGGTGACCGG GGCCCCGGAGGAGCCACAGGCCCGAAGGGAGACCAG GGCATTGCAGGTTCTGACGGCCTTCCTGGGGACAAAGGAGAGCTG GGTCCCGGTGGTCCCGTCGGTCCCAAAGGAGAG TCCGGCAGTCGAGGGGAGCTGGGCCCGAAGGGCATCCCGGGTCCCAACGGCACCAGCGGCGTGGATGGCGTCCCAGGCCCGCCCGGCCCCGTGGGTTTCCAGGGCGTCCAAGGCGTGCCTGGCATCACTGGGAAGCCCGGAGTCCCG GGGCGAGAGGCCAGCGAGCAGCACATCCGGGAGCTGTGTGGGGCGATGCTCAGCG aacaaaTTGCACAGTTAGCAGCTCACCTGAGGAAGCCTTTAGCGCCGGGATCCGCGGGCCGGCCTGGTCCAGCCGGACCCCCAGGTCCCCCGGGGCCCCCCGGCTCCATCGGCCACCCCGGTGCGCGAGGGCCCCCTGGATATCGTGGTCCCACCGGAGAGTTGGGAGACCCTGGGCCCAGAG GGACCCAGGGAGACCGAGGAGACAAAGGCTCGGCGGGCGCGGGTCTGGACGGGCCTGACGGAGACCAGGGGCTCCAAG GACCGCAGGGCGTGCCCGGCGTGAGCAAGGACGGCCGAGACGGGGCCCAAGGCGAGCCCGGGCCTCCGGGAGATCCCGGCCTCCCTGGTGCTGTTGGTGCTCAGGGGACCCCCGGCATCTGTGACACCTCTGCCTGCCAAGGAGCCGTGATGGCAGGGGGCGGGGAAAAATCCGGTTCTAGAAGCTCCTAA